In Litoribrevibacter albus, a single window of DNA contains:
- the rnhB gene encoding ribonuclease HII, whose translation MVKVVLEPFIPEYPGYLVAGADEAGRGPLAGDVVAAAVILDPNKPIVGLDDSKKLSEKKREALFDQIQEHALSFSIARASVEEIDQLNILHASMLAMKRAIESLSVAPEYALIDGNRLPPKLPCPAEAVVKGDARHAAIAAASILAKVTRDREMVALDLEYPEYGFAKHKGYPTKVHMDAIEKYGVTKHHRKSFAPVQKNLSLF comes from the coding sequence ATGGTGAAGGTTGTTTTAGAGCCTTTTATTCCTGAGTATCCGGGTTACTTGGTGGCGGGGGCTGATGAAGCGGGTCGTGGCCCTCTGGCAGGGGATGTGGTTGCGGCGGCGGTCATTCTTGATCCCAATAAACCTATTGTGGGGTTGGATGATTCTAAGAAACTGTCCGAAAAAAAGCGCGAAGCCTTGTTTGATCAAATTCAGGAACATGCGCTGAGCTTTTCGATTGCTCGTGCCTCTGTTGAGGAGATCGATCAGCTCAATATTCTTCACGCCTCTATGTTAGCGATGAAACGCGCGATTGAATCTCTGTCCGTTGCGCCAGAGTATGCGTTGATTGACGGAAATCGTCTCCCACCAAAATTACCTTGCCCTGCGGAAGCCGTGGTGAAAGGGGATGCCCGTCATGCAGCGATTGCGGCCGCCTCTATCCTTGCAAAAGTGACTCGGGATAGGGAGATGGTTGCTCTGGATCTTGAATACCCTGAGTATGGGTTTGCAAAGCACAAAGGTTATCCCACCAAAGTTCATATGGACGCGATAGAAAAGTATGGTGTGACCAAACATCATCGTAAAAGCTTTGCGCCGGTTCAGAAAAACTTGTCTTTGTTTTAA
- the lpxB gene encoding lipid-A-disaccharide synthase translates to MNKPLRIGMIAGEASGDILGSGLIKELRETYPDAIIEGIGGPLMIEQGFNTHFPMERLSVMGLVEVLGRLRELIGIHRKMYRHFKKNPPDVFIGIDAPDFTLRMERKLKKLGVPTVHYVSPSVWAWRKKRIFKIKESTDLMLTLLPFESKFYQAHNMKECFVGHPLADDIPMEPSRTEACCALGLDSQRPVVAILPGSRGGEIKYIGETMLRAADLIHQKLPDAQLVLPAANEIRRTQLEALQQMVGVGQQIKMVDGQSRTVMAAANVIALASGTATLEAALHKRPMVVVYKMAPLTYAIGKRIVKVDYISLPNLLANKPLVPELIQDEATPEAISEEVIDRINHPEKYESVVQEFHQIHELLQQGGNTKAARAVLDLIGR, encoded by the coding sequence ATGAATAAACCTCTACGGATAGGCATGATTGCCGGAGAAGCATCTGGTGACATCTTAGGTTCTGGCCTGATTAAAGAGCTTCGTGAAACTTACCCTGATGCGATTATAGAAGGCATCGGTGGCCCATTGATGATTGAGCAAGGGTTTAACACTCATTTCCCAATGGAGCGTTTATCCGTAATGGGGTTGGTTGAAGTACTGGGACGGCTAAGAGAGCTGATTGGTATACATCGGAAAATGTATCGCCATTTCAAAAAAAATCCGCCGGACGTCTTTATCGGTATTGATGCGCCTGACTTTACTCTTCGGATGGAACGAAAGCTCAAAAAACTGGGTGTACCAACCGTGCATTATGTCAGTCCTTCGGTTTGGGCTTGGCGTAAAAAGCGCATCTTTAAAATTAAAGAAAGTACTGACCTGATGCTTACTTTGTTGCCCTTTGAGAGTAAGTTTTATCAAGCGCATAACATGAAAGAGTGTTTTGTGGGTCATCCCTTGGCGGATGATATTCCTATGGAACCGAGCCGAACAGAGGCTTGTTGTGCTCTTGGCTTGGATTCGCAACGACCGGTTGTTGCCATTCTGCCGGGCAGTCGCGGTGGCGAAATCAAATACATTGGTGAAACCATGCTACGGGCCGCTGATTTAATTCACCAGAAGTTACCTGATGCCCAGTTAGTACTGCCAGCGGCGAATGAGATTCGTCGAACTCAGCTTGAAGCGTTGCAGCAAATGGTGGGTGTGGGTCAACAGATCAAAATGGTGGATGGCCAAAGTCGAACCGTGATGGCCGCAGCAAATGTCATTGCTTTGGCGTCTGGTACGGCTACCTTGGAAGCTGCGCTTCATAAACGCCCGATGGTAGTGGTTTATAAAATGGCACCTTTAACGTATGCCATTGGTAAACGTATTGTGAAGGTGGATTACATTTCCCTTCCGAATTTGCTGGCCAATAAGCCGTTGGTTCCTGAATTAATACAGGATGAAGCAACACCCGAGGCTATTTCTGAAGAAGTGATTGATCGTATTAATCATCCAGAAAAATACGAGTCGGTAGTACAGGAGTTTCACCAGATTCATGAGCTTTTACAGCAGGGTGGTAACACCAAAGCAGCCCGCGCTGTATTGGATTTGATTGGCCGATAA
- the lpxA gene encoding acyl-ACP--UDP-N-acetylglucosamine O-acyltransferase has translation MIDPRAIIDPSAEIADGVEIGPWTIVGPDVTIGEGTVISSHVVIKGPTVIGKNNRIYQFSSIGEDCQDKKYAGEPTQLTIGDNNIIREGVTIHRGTVQDEGITIVGSGNLIMCNAHIAHDVIVGDNCILANNAMVAGHVHVGDFAILGGGTGVHQFAKIGAHAMIGGGSAVNQDVPAYVIGNGNPMKPAAINLEGLKRRGFEKEDIKLLRNCYKVVYRQGLRLEEALKEIEPIAAERPAVKVFYDSILASTRGIVR, from the coding sequence TTGATTGACCCTAGAGCAATAATTGACCCAAGCGCTGAAATCGCTGATGGCGTAGAAATTGGACCTTGGACGATAGTAGGTCCAGATGTGACCATTGGCGAAGGAACCGTCATTAGTTCTCATGTGGTGATTAAAGGTCCTACGGTCATTGGTAAAAATAACCGTATATATCAGTTTTCGAGCATTGGTGAAGACTGTCAGGATAAGAAATACGCGGGCGAACCAACGCAGTTAACGATTGGTGACAACAACATCATTCGTGAAGGCGTAACGATTCATCGTGGTACCGTTCAGGACGAAGGCATTACCATCGTCGGTTCTGGTAACTTAATTATGTGTAATGCTCACATCGCTCATGATGTAATTGTTGGCGACAACTGTATTCTTGCAAATAATGCTATGGTGGCTGGCCACGTACATGTTGGTGATTTTGCGATTCTTGGTGGTGGCACGGGTGTTCATCAATTTGCAAAAATTGGCGCTCATGCGATGATCGGTGGTGGCTCTGCGGTTAACCAAGATGTGCCAGCCTATGTTATTGGTAACGGCAATCCAATGAAGCCAGCTGCGATTAACCTTGAAGGGCTTAAGCGCAGAGGCTTTGAAAAAGAAGACATCAAGCTGCTTAGAAACTGCTATAAAGTGGTTTACCGTCAAGGATTGCGTTTGGAAGAAGCGTTGAAAGAAATCGAACCGATTGCTGCAGAACGACCGGCAGTAAAAGTATTTTATGATTCAATTCTTGCTTCCACCCGGGGAATCGTACGATAA
- the fabZ gene encoding 3-hydroxyacyl-ACP dehydratase FabZ: MDIEEIKEYLPHRYPFLLVDRITEIDQDNKIIKGYKNVTANEPFFEGHFPGHSIMPGVLILESMAQVAGVLAYQLQNKKASEGFLYYFAGADKVRFKQPVFPGDRLEHEAEFIEERHHLLKFKCRTIVNEKVACVADIMCVERQVTLD; encoded by the coding sequence ATGGATATCGAAGAGATCAAAGAATATTTACCTCATAGATACCCTTTCTTGTTGGTTGATCGCATCACGGAAATTGATCAGGACAATAAGATTATCAAAGGCTATAAAAACGTGACTGCGAATGAACCTTTTTTTGAAGGTCATTTTCCCGGCCACAGTATTATGCCAGGAGTGTTAATTCTTGAATCCATGGCTCAGGTAGCCGGTGTTTTGGCATATCAGTTACAAAATAAAAAGGCATCGGAAGGATTTTTATATTATTTTGCCGGTGCCGATAAGGTTCGATTCAAACAGCCGGTCTTTCCCGGAGATCGTTTGGAACATGAAGCAGAGTTCATTGAAGAGCGTCATCATCTGCTAAAGTTTAAATGTCGAACCATAGTGAATGAAAAAGTCGCATGTGTGGCGGATATTATGTGTGTAGAAAGGCAGGTAACCCTTGATTGA
- the lpxD gene encoding UDP-3-O-(3-hydroxymyristoyl)glucosamine N-acyltransferase — translation MSKTLQQIAEFLGAELRGDSGLEIQGLAPLDKAKDGDITFLSDTKYVSVLSDCKASAVILPEKFADQFQGAALILDNPYLAFAKLSHLFDPTPKLSSSIHPTAVVSDTATLGENVHIGPYVVIEDGAVIGRNTQLMAHVVIGANSRLGDDCRLYPRVTVYHGVEIGNQVIIQSGAIIGSDGFGYANEKGEWHKIAQIGGVRVGNRVEIGANTTIDRGAIEDTIIEDNVILDNQIQIAHNVKIGYGTAMAACSGVAGSTEIGKYCIIGGGSCISGHLKIADGAQMTGMAAITGNIKEPGVYSSGTGYQETKQWRKSVVRYRQLDDMARTLKVLEKELAELKASK, via the coding sequence ATGAGTAAAACGCTTCAACAAATTGCTGAGTTTCTAGGTGCGGAACTTAGAGGTGATAGTGGTCTTGAAATTCAAGGGTTGGCTCCCTTGGATAAGGCCAAAGACGGTGATATTACATTTTTATCTGATACCAAATATGTTTCTGTTCTTTCAGACTGTAAAGCATCAGCCGTGATCTTACCTGAGAAATTTGCAGATCAATTTCAAGGTGCTGCACTGATATTAGATAATCCATATTTGGCTTTTGCCAAGTTATCTCATTTATTTGATCCTACACCTAAGCTGTCTTCAAGTATCCATCCAACAGCTGTGGTATCTGATACCGCAACCCTTGGCGAAAACGTTCACATAGGGCCTTACGTTGTTATTGAAGATGGTGCTGTTATTGGTAGAAACACTCAGCTGATGGCCCATGTTGTGATTGGAGCAAATAGCCGGTTAGGAGATGACTGCCGTTTGTATCCTCGTGTAACTGTTTATCATGGGGTAGAGATTGGTAATCAGGTAATTATTCAATCGGGCGCTATTATTGGTAGTGATGGCTTTGGCTATGCTAATGAGAAAGGTGAGTGGCATAAAATTGCTCAAATCGGTGGTGTGAGGGTTGGTAATCGAGTTGAAATCGGTGCTAATACAACCATTGATCGTGGTGCCATTGAAGATACGATAATTGAAGATAATGTGATTCTGGATAATCAGATCCAAATCGCTCATAACGTAAAAATTGGCTATGGCACGGCAATGGCTGCTTGTTCTGGCGTTGCTGGTAGTACAGAAATTGGGAAGTATTGCATTATTGGTGGTGGCTCGTGTATTTCTGGACATTTGAAAATTGCTGACGGCGCTCAAATGACAGGTATGGCTGCGATTACTGGTAACATTAAAGAGCCTGGCGTTTACTCGTCTGGTACAGGCTACCAAGAAACCAAACAGTGGCGTAAGAGTGTGGTTCGTTATCGTCAACTGGATGATATGGCTCGTACTTTAAAAGTGTTAGAAAAAGAGCTGGCAGAACTGAAAGCATCAAAATAA
- a CDS encoding OmpH family outer membrane protein translates to MKKIISALVISVLSLASSVAFAESKIAVVDIYRALMNSEAAKAAVAELQNEFKAEQDQLSQLEQEIRTLQEKGQKDGMLMSDEDKRRLFEEIQSKQSDAKHIIQKVRKMQTNREKEFLAQNKPMIDAALKELVDELKIDLLLTREATLWVSPSMDITLKLLEKLNTKETK, encoded by the coding sequence GTGAAAAAAATTATATCGGCTCTAGTTATTAGTGTGCTTTCTTTGGCTTCTTCTGTTGCTTTTGCGGAGTCAAAAATTGCAGTAGTGGATATCTATCGTGCACTGATGAATTCTGAAGCGGCTAAAGCAGCGGTTGCTGAACTTCAAAATGAATTTAAAGCAGAGCAAGATCAATTAAGTCAGTTGGAGCAGGAAATCAGAACGCTTCAAGAGAAAGGTCAGAAAGATGGCATGCTAATGTCTGATGAGGATAAGCGTCGTTTGTTTGAAGAAATTCAGAGTAAACAGTCTGATGCGAAACACATCATTCAGAAAGTTCGTAAGATGCAAACCAATCGTGAAAAAGAATTCTTGGCTCAGAATAAGCCAATGATTGATGCGGCGTTAAAAGAATTGGTTGATGAATTGAAAATTGATCTTTTGTTGACACGTGAAGCTACGCTATGGGTTAGCCCTAGCATGGATATTACTCTTAAATTACTAGAGAAGTTGAACACCAAAGAAACCAAGTAA
- the bamA gene encoding outer membrane protein assembly factor BamA — protein sequence MLKTSLRYLTFVCLFLPVISFASSFTVTDIRVDGLQRVTAGSVFASFPVSVGDTVDSARLAKASKLLYQTGSFDDIKLSREGTILIIEVKERPFISGIEFDGNSSIPDEELSKGLEQAGLAEGRLFKRMTIDLIEQELERQYIGQGRYDADVKVNIEELARNRVALKIDIKEGTMAAVTHINIVGNEEFDDEKLLNQFDLSEKGWLSWATGSGNYSREQLSGDLEKLKSWYMDRGYIDFSIESTQVSISPDKSQIFVTINVFEGEQYTVNEVNLAGDIVVTEEEIRRLILVEKDQTFSRQLVTLSADFITKRLGNEGYTFANVNGIPQKVGDEKKVDVTFFVDPQKRAYVRRISFKGNDKTKDEVLRREMRQIEGGWASTDKIEQSKTRLERLGYFKTVNVETPPVSGTTDQIDVVYTVEEQSSGSLTASVGFSQTSGLILSAAVSQNNWMGTGNRVSFGVSRSDFRSSVNFSYTNPYFTVDGISRGFSLFYQETDYSEADISSYQTDRYGGGINFGYPISNIERIGIDFGVSRTKLTLGDEPAQEISGSPNPIDGIDYYVNDQYYQPNTGLSNTPPQTSDPSVLNSIVCRYGEVPCNIGYFDPPSEEAQGFVDEEGDTFNDFSITTSWTRSTLNRGLMPTSGSSQSLALELSTPVSDVPFYKLTYKGQMFKPLTKSQEYIFRLRTELGYGDSYNASAMPFWEHYYAGGIGSVRGFASNSLGPRTTPAEQYKRISAKTDVSCKDSVEECEYVAAYQVDSDGNYVTEQIGDDDPFGGNLLVEGSAELIFPLPFVEDQSSFRTAFFLDAGQVYDTNREEYEFAVDEIRAAAGISFSWVTPIGPLSFSLAKALNAKDDDDTQIFEFALGRPF from the coding sequence GTGCTGAAAACTAGTTTACGTTACCTGACTTTTGTCTGTCTGTTTCTACCTGTTATTTCTTTTGCTTCAAGTTTCACTGTCACTGATATCCGGGTTGATGGTCTTCAACGGGTGACGGCGGGTAGTGTCTTTGCGTCTTTTCCTGTTTCTGTTGGCGATACTGTTGATTCGGCTCGTTTAGCAAAAGCCTCTAAATTACTCTATCAAACCGGGTCCTTTGATGACATTAAGCTGAGTCGTGAAGGTACGATTCTAATTATTGAAGTGAAAGAGCGCCCGTTTATTTCTGGCATCGAGTTTGATGGAAACTCATCAATTCCTGATGAGGAGTTGAGTAAAGGTCTGGAGCAAGCAGGGTTGGCCGAAGGTCGTCTCTTTAAGCGAATGACCATTGATTTGATTGAGCAAGAGCTAGAACGTCAATACATAGGTCAGGGGCGTTACGATGCCGATGTAAAAGTGAATATTGAAGAGCTGGCCCGAAACCGTGTTGCTCTGAAGATCGACATCAAAGAAGGCACCATGGCTGCAGTAACTCACATTAATATTGTGGGTAATGAAGAATTTGATGATGAAAAGTTGTTAAACCAGTTTGACCTATCAGAGAAAGGCTGGTTGTCGTGGGCAACCGGGTCCGGAAATTATTCTCGTGAACAACTTTCAGGGGATCTTGAAAAGCTAAAGTCCTGGTATATGGATCGTGGTTATATTGATTTTAGTATTGAGTCCACTCAAGTTTCGATCAGTCCTGATAAGTCACAGATCTTTGTAACCATCAATGTCTTTGAAGGTGAGCAGTACACTGTTAACGAAGTGAATCTCGCTGGTGATATTGTTGTTACCGAAGAAGAAATACGTCGCCTTATTCTTGTCGAAAAAGATCAGACCTTCTCACGTCAATTGGTGACGTTGAGTGCAGATTTCATCACCAAACGCTTGGGCAACGAGGGTTATACCTTCGCCAACGTGAATGGCATTCCTCAAAAAGTCGGGGATGAAAAGAAGGTGGATGTGACTTTCTTTGTTGACCCTCAAAAACGCGCGTATGTTAGACGAATTTCCTTTAAAGGGAACGACAAAACCAAGGATGAGGTTTTGCGCCGTGAAATGCGTCAAATTGAAGGTGGATGGGCATCTACTGATAAGATTGAACAATCGAAGACTCGTTTAGAACGTTTAGGTTATTTCAAGACTGTAAACGTTGAAACACCGCCTGTGTCAGGAACCACAGATCAGATTGATGTTGTTTATACCGTTGAAGAGCAATCTTCTGGTAGCTTAACCGCCAGTGTGGGCTTCTCTCAAACCAGTGGTCTGATCTTAAGTGCTGCGGTTAGTCAAAATAACTGGATGGGAACGGGGAATCGTGTGTCATTCGGTGTGTCTCGCAGTGACTTCCGTTCCAGCGTGAATTTCTCATATACCAATCCATATTTTACTGTAGATGGTATTAGCCGTGGTTTTAGCTTGTTCTACCAAGAGACAGATTATAGCGAAGCGGATATTTCCAGTTATCAGACTGACAGATACGGCGGCGGTATTAACTTTGGTTACCCAATCAGTAATATTGAACGCATTGGTATCGACTTTGGTGTGTCCAGAACCAAGTTGACGTTGGGTGATGAGCCAGCACAGGAAATTTCTGGTTCTCCGAATCCTATCGATGGGATCGATTATTATGTGAATGATCAATATTATCAACCTAATACAGGTCTTTCTAATACTCCTCCTCAAACTTCAGATCCTTCGGTTCTAAATAGTATTGTTTGTCGTTATGGAGAGGTTCCTTGTAATATTGGTTACTTTGATCCACCTTCGGAAGAAGCTCAAGGCTTTGTTGATGAAGAGGGGGATACCTTTAATGATTTCTCCATTACTACGTCTTGGACTCGTTCTACCTTGAACAGAGGTTTGATGCCAACCAGTGGTTCGTCGCAATCCTTAGCGCTAGAGCTGTCAACTCCTGTCAGTGATGTTCCTTTTTATAAGCTGACCTATAAAGGTCAGATGTTTAAGCCGTTAACTAAATCTCAGGAATATATTTTTAGATTGCGTACTGAGTTAGGGTATGGTGATTCTTACAATGCTAGCGCAATGCCATTTTGGGAGCATTATTATGCCGGTGGTATCGGTTCTGTTCGTGGCTTTGCCTCAAACTCATTGGGGCCTAGGACTACGCCAGCTGAACAATATAAGCGTATTAGCGCTAAAACCGATGTTTCATGTAAAGATTCCGTGGAGGAATGTGAATATGTGGCGGCGTATCAAGTGGACTCGGATGGCAATTATGTTACCGAGCAGATTGGCGATGATGATCCCTTCGGTGGTAACTTATTAGTCGAAGGTTCTGCTGAATTAATTTTCCCATTACCGTTTGTAGAAGACCAAAGCTCATTCAGAACGGCTTTCTTCTTGGATGCGGGTCAAGTGTATGATACTAATCGAGAAGAATATGAGTTTGCTGTAGATGAGATCAGAGCAGCAGCGGGTATTTCCTTCTCTTGGGTAACGCCTATTGGTCCATTATCATTCAGCTTGGCAAAAGCACTTAATGCGAAGGATGATGACGATACTCAGATCTTCGAATTTGCACTGGGTCGACCTTTCTAG
- the rseP gene encoding sigma E protease regulator RseP: MMQMLFATLVTLGLLITFHEFGHFWVARKCGVKVLRFSIGFGKPLIQWTDKQGTEYAIAMIPLGGYVKMLDERESEVSSSELDQAFNRKPVLQRIAVVAAGPIANFLLAIVLYSLVFGLGSTVVKPVIGEVPVESIAAKAGLKAGQVITRVDGKSVQDWTQVQLALVRRIGESGVLTITATQGEGWTTEHTLTLDRWQEGVKDPDPFGSLGIHPKRLAVPAVIDQVLENSAALKAGLQSGDLIKSIDGSLIGDWRELVEIVKSSPGKALVLDVDRNGQLISITLTPDAKDGDKGKIIGFMGVMPKAVSWPEEYLVEVEYGVFGALLKGMQKTWDMSVLTLESIWKMLGGLISIENISGPITIAKVAGDSVSYGLVPFLSFLAYVSVSLGVLNMLPIPVLDGGHLVYYLIELARGKPLSQSVQELGLRLGVALIGSLMIFAVFNDISRWFIGS; this comes from the coding sequence ATGATGCAAATGCTGTTTGCAACCTTAGTGACTTTAGGGTTGTTAATTACCTTTCATGAATTTGGGCACTTTTGGGTGGCTCGAAAGTGTGGCGTAAAAGTATTACGTTTTTCTATTGGTTTTGGTAAGCCGTTGATCCAATGGACAGACAAGCAAGGTACTGAATACGCAATTGCAATGATACCCCTTGGCGGATACGTCAAGATGTTGGATGAGCGTGAGTCTGAAGTTTCATCCTCGGAGTTAGATCAAGCCTTTAACCGTAAACCCGTTTTACAGCGAATTGCTGTGGTAGCTGCCGGACCAATTGCTAACTTTTTGTTGGCGATTGTTTTGTATTCGTTGGTCTTTGGTTTGGGTAGTACAGTGGTCAAGCCTGTTATTGGTGAAGTGCCAGTTGAGTCAATTGCAGCAAAGGCCGGTTTAAAAGCAGGACAGGTTATTACTCGTGTTGACGGCAAAAGCGTTCAGGATTGGACTCAGGTTCAATTGGCTTTGGTGCGGCGGATTGGTGAAAGTGGTGTTCTCACAATCACGGCGACACAGGGAGAAGGTTGGACAACAGAACATACTCTTACTCTTGATCGTTGGCAGGAAGGGGTGAAAGATCCAGATCCTTTTGGTTCATTGGGGATTCATCCTAAGCGTCTTGCTGTTCCAGCCGTAATTGATCAGGTGTTAGAAAACAGTGCTGCTTTAAAAGCAGGGCTGCAGTCGGGTGATTTGATCAAGTCCATTGATGGTAGCTTGATTGGTGACTGGCGTGAATTGGTTGAAATAGTTAAGTCGAGTCCGGGTAAAGCTCTGGTACTTGATGTAGATCGTAACGGTCAGTTAATTTCTATAACGTTGACTCCAGATGCTAAGGACGGGGACAAGGGTAAGATCATCGGCTTTATGGGAGTGATGCCTAAAGCAGTCTCTTGGCCAGAAGAGTATTTGGTAGAGGTCGAATACGGGGTTTTTGGTGCGCTTCTTAAAGGCATGCAAAAAACCTGGGATATGTCCGTCCTGACGTTGGAATCCATCTGGAAGATGCTTGGTGGTTTGATCTCTATCGAGAATATTAGCGGACCAATCACGATTGCCAAAGTTGCCGGTGATTCCGTGAGTTATGGTTTGGTTCCTTTTCTATCGTTTCTAGCCTATGTGAGCGTTAGTTTAGGGGTGCTAAATATGTTGCCTATTCCTGTACTCGATGGTGGACATTTAGTGTATTACCTAATAGAGTTGGCCCGGGGTAAACCTTTGTCTCAGAGCGTTCAAGAGCTGGGATTGAGATTGGGTGTTGCTCTCATCGGTAGTTTAATGATCTTTGCCGTCTTTAATGATATAAGCCGCTGGTTTATTGGAAGTTAA
- the ispC gene encoding 1-deoxy-D-xylulose-5-phosphate reductoisomerase → MQSSVQQVSVLGATGSIGLNTLDVVRRHPDKYQVFALSGHSQVEQLAQLSHEFQPKFVVISDEQHAARLKSLLSGQQTEVLSGASALELIASHDDVDIVMAAIVGAAGLLPNLAAAKAGKKVLLANKESLVMSGQLFMETVANSGATLLPIDSEHNAIYQCLPNGQMSPDLGVDKILLTASGGPFRMFSFDQLKTVTPAQAVAHPNWSMGHKISVDSASLMNKGLEFIEACWLFNCSAEQVDVVVHPESVIHSMVSYVDGSVLAQLGNPDMRTPIAYGMAWPDRLESGVKPLDLFEVAQLNFEKPDTERFPCLKLAKQSFMEGGCAPAVLNAANEVAVDAFLNDRISFLSIADVVEGTLNDIENQKAECLETILSADLRARAKASELLQSITGK, encoded by the coding sequence ATGCAATCTAGTGTTCAGCAAGTCTCTGTTTTAGGAGCTACCGGAAGTATTGGGTTGAATACCTTGGATGTGGTTCGTCGACATCCAGATAAATACCAAGTATTTGCACTCAGTGGTCATTCTCAAGTAGAACAGCTGGCTCAGTTATCTCATGAGTTTCAACCGAAGTTTGTCGTTATTTCTGATGAGCAGCACGCTGCACGTTTAAAGAGTTTATTATCTGGGCAACAAACGGAAGTGCTTTCTGGTGCGTCAGCTTTGGAGTTGATTGCCAGTCATGACGATGTGGATATCGTTATGGCGGCCATTGTCGGGGCGGCAGGACTTCTGCCAAACCTTGCTGCGGCAAAAGCGGGTAAAAAGGTACTTTTGGCAAATAAAGAATCTTTAGTCATGTCCGGGCAACTGTTTATGGAGACGGTTGCTAATAGTGGTGCAACGCTCTTACCTATTGATAGTGAACATAATGCAATCTATCAGTGTTTACCTAATGGTCAAATGTCTCCTGACCTGGGTGTGGATAAAATTCTGTTAACGGCCTCAGGTGGTCCGTTTAGGATGTTCAGCTTCGATCAGCTCAAAACCGTGACGCCTGCTCAGGCGGTGGCTCATCCAAATTGGTCGATGGGGCATAAGATTTCCGTGGATTCTGCCTCGTTAATGAATAAAGGACTGGAGTTTATTGAAGCGTGCTGGTTGTTCAATTGCAGTGCTGAGCAAGTGGATGTGGTTGTGCATCCTGAGAGTGTTATTCATTCTATGGTGTCCTATGTAGATGGCTCTGTGTTAGCTCAATTGGGAAATCCTGACATGAGAACACCAATTGCCTATGGAATGGCTTGGCCGGATCGTTTGGAATCGGGTGTGAAACCTTTGGATTTGTTTGAAGTGGCCCAGCTGAATTTTGAGAAGCCAGATACAGAGCGTTTTCCATGTTTGAAGTTAGCGAAGCAATCCTTTATGGAAGGTGGTTGTGCGCCTGCTGTTCTGAATGCGGCCAATGAAGTAGCTGTGGATGCCTTTCTTAACGATCGTATCTCGTTTTTAAGTATTGCGGATGTGGTTGAGGGAACTCTAAATGATATCGAGAATCAAAAAGCAGAATGTCTTGAGACAATTTTGAGTGCGGATTTAAGAGCGAGAGCGAAGGCTTCAGAGCTTCTGCAAAGCATTACCGGAAAATAA
- a CDS encoding phosphatidate cytidylyltransferase: MLKQRVITALWLAPLAIGGIFFLPYDYFALFTAAIVMLGAWEWANLAGFKDQAARVGFSVLVGGCLYGLYTLPELGILSVGLAWWVLALVFVLSYPGMSKAWSSEWVRLVFGLFILIPCWKGLLLLKQQQNSELVLLYICLMVWGADVGAYFSGRKWGVSKLAPKVSPGKSWAGFWGGMVSALIIGLGVGLYVDMSPAQLAVLMLISSITVAVSVLGDLTESMFKRFRGIKDSSQLLPGHGGVLDRIDSLTAAVPVFALLLLVSGISF, from the coding sequence ATGTTAAAACAACGCGTAATTACGGCTTTATGGTTAGCTCCTTTAGCAATCGGGGGGATATTCTTCCTGCCGTATGATTATTTTGCTTTGTTCACTGCTGCTATCGTGATGTTGGGGGCTTGGGAGTGGGCTAATCTTGCAGGATTTAAAGATCAGGCCGCCAGAGTTGGTTTTTCAGTACTTGTAGGTGGGTGTCTGTATGGGTTGTACACGCTGCCTGAACTGGGAATTCTTTCGGTTGGATTGGCCTGGTGGGTACTGGCTTTGGTGTTTGTCCTAAGTTATCCAGGGATGTCGAAGGCTTGGTCTTCAGAATGGGTCCGCCTGGTATTTGGGTTGTTTATTTTAATTCCTTGCTGGAAAGGGTTGTTGTTACTTAAACAGCAACAGAACAGTGAACTTGTTCTTTTGTATATTTGTTTAATGGTCTGGGGAGCGGATGTTGGTGCTTATTTCTCTGGGCGTAAATGGGGTGTTAGTAAGTTGGCTCCTAAAGTGAGTCCTGGTAAGTCCTGGGCCGGTTTTTGGGGTGGAATGGTTAGTGCCTTAATTATTGGGTTAGGTGTGGGCTTGTATGTTGATATGTCTCCCGCTCAATTGGCTGTATTGATGTTGATTAGCTCTATTACTGTGGCCGTTTCTGTGTTGGGTGACCTGACCGAAAGCATGTTTAAACGTTTTCGTGGGATTAAGGACAGCAGCCAGCTTCTGCCTGGTCATGGCGGCGTGTTAGATAGAATTGATAGTTTGACTGCTGCGGTTCCTGTGTTTGCTCTTCTGTTGTTGGTTTCTGGTATAAGTTTTTAA